In Tripterygium wilfordii isolate XIE 37 chromosome 15, ASM1340144v1, whole genome shotgun sequence, one DNA window encodes the following:
- the LOC120015878 gene encoding NAC domain-containing protein 87-like produces MEEAIVLNRGDDLLDLPPGFRFHPTDEEIITHYVTEKVMNCSFGASAIGEADLNKCEPWDLPKKAKMGEKEWYFFCQRDRKYPTGMRTNRATESGYWKATGKDKEIYKGKGCLVGMRKTLVFYKGRAPKGEKTNWVMHEYRLEGKFSYYNLPKSAKDEWVVCRVFHKNSSTEGVKKSPIHEMLRVNSFGDDHFLDYSTLPPLMDPPYSNGINSGFGDGENEFKSINTASMPRSSDGNYIQNFVEPQNSNDQTLPSSIYTQVPEMSNSLFSFHGSPNLGYLYQGKNSFPGSGYGAIKNKQCKVEQFSSNQSMASLSQETGISTDVNTNTEISSVVSSYSNKGYEDLQGPSVGSVMDFDCFWDC; encoded by the exons ATGGAGGAGGCTATAGTATTGAACAGAGGAGACGACCTCCTCGATTTGCCGCCCGGGTTTCGATTCCACCCCACAGATGAAGAGATCATAACTCATTATGTTACAGAGAAGGTCATGAATTGCAGTTTCGGTGCAAGTGCTATTGGTGAAGCTGATCTCAACAAGTGTGAACCTTGGGACTTACCCA AGAAAGCAAAGATGGGGGAGAAGGAGTGGTACTTCTTCTGCCAGAGAGACAGGAAGTACCCAACAGGGATGAGGACTAATCGGGCGACAGAATCCGGTTACTGGAAGGCAACCGGAAAGGATAAGGAGATCTATAAGGGAAAAGGATGCCTTGTTGGGATGAGGAAGACTCTTGTTTTCTACAAAGGAAGAGCaccaaaaggagaaaaaacCAATTGGGTTATGCATGAATACAGACTTGAAGGCAAATTCTCCTACTACAACCTCCCTAAATCTGCAAAG GATGAATGGGTTGTGTGTAGAGTTTTCCATAAGAACAGTAGCACAGAAGGAGTCAAGAAAAGTCCAATTCATGAAATGTTGAGGGTGAATTCATTTGGAGATGATCATTTTCTTGATTACTCTACACTACCACCTCTAATGGATCCTCCTTACTCTAATGGAATTAACTCGGGTTTCGGCGATGGCGAGAACGAATTCAAGTCCATCAACACAGCATCAATGCCAAGATCTTCTGATGGGAATTACATCCAAAACTTTGTGGAGCCTCAAAATTCCAATGATCAAACACTACCAAGCTCTATTTACACTCAAGTTCCTGAAATGTCTAattctctcttctccttccaTGGATCTCCAAATCTTGGCTACTTGTACCAGGGCAAAAATAGCTTTCCGGGTTCCGGGTATGGTGCCATTAAAAACAAGCAATGCAAGGTTGAGCAATTCTCGTCAAATCAATCAATGGCTAGCCTCTCTCAGGAGACCGGAATTAGCACCGATGTGAACACAAATACCGAGATATCATCAGTGGTGTCAAGTTATAGCAACAAGGGTTATGAAGATCTTCAAGGTCCATCCGTTGGCTCTGTAATGGATTTTGATTGCTTTTGGGATTGCTGA